The sequence GAAGGCAATTATTGTATTCAGTGCATAATTTGATAATGTCAAATTAAATATACTATCAATTCTAAATTATTATGATTCCATCTACAGACTAATTCCTTACAGTTACTACACatgaaaatataacttttctTGGAAAGTAAAAATACTTTCCCAGATTAATCAATATCAGGAAAGATTATCTGATTTATCTAGGTTTCAATAAATTGTTGTATCTTAGATGTGTATAGCACTCATTAACAAGTACCTAGCTTTTATATTGCTGAACACATTGATTTATTCAGCTGCTAAGAATGTTGATTATGCAtgataaaagcaaacacaaatatAATTGACAAAGTGGATATTTTACTTCTTCTCTATTACCTTGGTATCAGGTAGCACAAATACATGCTTACAATCAGCTTCCACTTATCAAGAAATTTTAATCGTCACATCAATAATGCAAACTAAACCTGAGAATTGtttataatgaaatttttttaaaaagacaaaactaacaTGTCCAAATTAAAAAGTCTTTGGAATTCACAGGTGAGAGATTTAGAATAGCTTTCAACATTTTCTCACAAATACTtttcatgaaaaatgtatttgaaatagaGCATTAGAAATGATGAAACCGCtttcatctgtttcttcatttgcagtGTCACTTGTGTTTGAAATCATGAACATCTGGAACACCACCTCAGATTTCATTCTCCTAGGACTCTTTAATCACACAGGAGCCCACCTATTTCTCTTTGTGATGGTTCTGATGATTGCCTTCACCTCTCTAGTAGGCAATGCCCTCATGATTTTCATGATTCACCAGGATGCCCGactccacacacccatgtacttccTACTGAGCCAACTCTCCCTCATGGACATGATGCTGGTCTGCACCGTTGTGCCCAAAATGGCAGCTGACTACTTGATGGGCAAGAAGTCTATCTCCCGTGCTGGCTGTGGGTTACAAAACTTGTTGCTCCTCACTTTGGCAGGGGGTGAGTGCTTCCTCTTAGCATCCAtgtcctatgaccgctatgtAGCTGTTTGCCACCCACTGAGATACCCCGTTCTCATGAGCTGGCAACTATGCCTGAGAATGACGGTGGGGTTCTGCTGCGTTTGGCTTGTGCTGACACAGTTGTTTTTGAGTATGTGATGTACATTTGCTGTGTATTAATGCTCCTGGTCCCAATTTCTCTCATTCTGATTTCCTATAGTCTCATCCTTGCAGCAGTTCTCCAGATGCATTCTAGAGAAGCCCACAAGAAGGCTTTTGCCACCTGTTCCTCACATCTCTGTGTGGTGGGACTCTTTTATGGAGCTGCTATTGTTATCTACATGAGACCCAAATCGTATAGGTCAGCTAACCATGATAAAGTAGTGTCAGCCATTTATACTATCTTCACCCCAGTGTTGAACCCCATTATCTACAGTCTGAGGAATAGTGAAGTCAAGGGAGCCCTGAGAAAGTGTATGGGTCAATGTGCTGCCTTAAATAATGACTAAGATTACATTGATTTGCCCCAAATTTCAAGCCTGTACAAAACTGATTATGTCAGGTTTCCTAGAGAAAATTTATATATGCCTTATATCTGTAACTGGTACTATTAAACTTTGAAATGCAGACAAAactgtatattttggatttttcatGTATAATcgttatgtatattattttaaacatttatatttttttaattttttattatacctgttagttaacatacagtgtaatactaatGTCAGatatagaatttagtgactcaacaTTTGTATGTAACATCCAGTGTTCATCAGAACATatgtcctccttaatccctattacctatttaatccatccctcacccacctcccctcaagtaaccatcagtttattctgtaaagttaagtgtctgtttcctggtttcccCCCCCCAATCTCTCAATCCCtcgatatctctctctctctcttttttaactgctatgttcatctgtttttttcttacattccacatatggtgaaatcatatggtatttgtctttctctgactgacttttttggcttagcataatactctataCCTTCATTCAGCTCattgcaattggcaagatttcataaaatttatggcacacacacacacacacacacacacacacacacacacacactataagtTCTTTTTCCATGAATGTGTTGATGGACATTAGggctccataatttggctattgttaatattGGGCTAAAAATGTTGGGCTGCATGTATTacttcaaattaatgtttttgtattattttagtaaatacttagtagtgcaattgctgggtcataggatagttctatttttacgtttttgaggaacctccatacttatttccagagtgtctgcactACTTTGCcttccaccaacagtgtgagagggttccccttctccacatcctcaccaacaccttttGTTACCTGTGTTGTAAATTTTATCTATTATGACAGGTGTGTggggtatctcattgcagttttgatttatatttacctcatgatgagtgatgttcatcttttcatgtgtctgctagccatctgt comes from Ailuropoda melanoleuca isolate Jingjing unplaced genomic scaffold, ASM200744v2 unplaced-scaffold7480, whole genome shotgun sequence and encodes:
- the LOC109491221 gene encoding LOW QUALITY PROTEIN: olfactory receptor 2T33-like (The sequence of the model RefSeq protein was modified relative to this genomic sequence to represent the inferred CDS: inserted 1 base in 1 codon); its protein translation is MNIWNTTSDFILLGLFNHTGAHLFLFVMVLMIAFTSLVGNALMIFMIHQDARLHTPMYFLLSQLSLMDMMLVCTVVPKMAADYLMGKKSISRAGCGLQNLLLLTLAGGECFLLASMSYDRYVAVCHPLRYPVLMSWQLCLRMTVXVLLRLACADTVVFEYVMYICCVLMLLVPISLILISYSLILAAVLQMHSREAHKKAFATCSSHLCVVGLFYGAAIVIYMRPKSYRSANHDKVVSAIYTIFTPVLNPIIYSLRNSEVKGALRKCMGQCAALNND